One genomic region from Mangifera indica cultivar Alphonso chromosome 17, CATAS_Mindica_2.1, whole genome shotgun sequence encodes:
- the LOC123201064 gene encoding protein ECERIFERUM 26, with protein MSSEVTYICKRTVASTKPVQPGKFYHFSVLDRLMEKNHLRIVYYYSSKGARKAGELTKKLRESMAEVLTCFPVVTGRLQKNSEGQWMIKCNDAGVRMVEARARGSVDDWLRNVNREKERKLVYWEDMHHKPYFWSTFYVQITEFEEGGLAIGLSCFHLLADPICATMFIKAWADITSAQIMLTPPYVHPLPPRRIGNMNPNHKHHTALINHYKSSIERSIPFTTTKHVTVTLSFTDPMVRACIAMARPPGAADPSPFAALAGLFWVCVSRVKGTTEGLVNMSICLDMRKELGLDKGFFGNCLVYNKVQADSFDENKLSGAAEAIGEVVRKMDNEGIMDLIEWLGQNDSRISPPLMNGCELICANLEGLDSCSAAFEEGLTPSRISCYVEPALGEGQILVLPSSTSEGPLSRMIMATLTEDEAVRLCEDDVILSFSPTILMGA; from the exons ATGTCTTCTGAAGTCACTTACATTTGCAAACGAACAGTGGCAAGCACAAAGCCTGTGCAGCCTGGAAAATTCTACCACTTCTCGGTTCTTGATCGTCTCATGGAGAAGAACCACTTAAGGATCGTTTACTATTACAGTTCTAAGGGCGCCCGCAAAGCTGGAGAGTTAACGAAGAAGCTAAGAGAGTCCATGGCTGAAGTGCTTACGTGTTTTCCTGTTGTCACTGGACGCTTACAGAAGAACTCTGAAGGGCAATGGATGATCAAGTGTAATGACGCCGGAGTTCGGATGGTGGAGGCTAGAGCTAGAGGAAGCGTGGATGATTGGCTGAGAAATGTGAATAGAGAGAAGGAACGTAAGCTTGTTTATTGGGAGGACATGCATCATAAACCCTACTTCTGGTCGACTTTTTATGTTCAG ATTACTGAATTTGAGGAAGGCGGCCTAGCGATTGGCTTGAGCTGCTTTCACCTCCTGGCAGATCCCATTTGTGCCACCATGTTCATCAAGGCCTGGGCCGACATAACCTCGGCTCAAATTATGCTCACTCCGCCGTATGTCCACCCACTTCCACCGCGAAGAATCGGCAACATGAACCCCAACCATAAGCACCACACCGCCTTAATCAACCACTACAAATCCTCAATCGAAAGATCGATTCCATTCACCACTACAAAGCATGTAACTGTTACTCTATCATTTACAGACCCCATGGTCAGAGCTTGCATAGCCATGGCTCGGCCCCCTGGTGCAGCAGACCCATCACCCTTCGCTGCACTGGCGGGCCTCTTCTGGGTTTGTGTAAGCAGGGTGAAAGGAACCACGGAGGGGCTCGTAAACATGTCAATATGCTTAGATATGCGAAAAGAATTAGGGTTAGATAAAGGGTTCTTTGGAAACTGCTTGGTTTACAATAAGGTTCAAGCAGATTCATTTGATGAAAATAAACTATCAGGAGCCGCTGAGGCTATAGGAGAAGTGGTGAGGAAGATGGACAATGAAGGAATCATGGATCTGATAGAGTGGCTGGGGCAAAATGATAGCCGAATATCACCTCCGTTGATGAACGGCTGTGAGCTGATTTGTGCTAACTTAGAGGGCTTGGATTCATGTTCGGCGGCGTTTGAAGAGGGGCTTACACCGAGTCGGATTTCTTGTTATGTGGAACCGGCGCTGGGAGAAGGACAGATTTTGGTGCTTCCATCGTCAACAAGTGAAGGTCCATTGAGCAGGATGATTATGGCGACTCTCACAGAAGATGAAGCCGTTAGACTCTGTGAAGATGATGTTATCCTAAGCTTCTCTCCGACTATATTAATGGGAGCTTAA